Proteins from a single region of Juglans microcarpa x Juglans regia isolate MS1-56 chromosome 5S, Jm3101_v1.0, whole genome shotgun sequence:
- the LOC121268194 gene encoding NDR1/HIN1-like protein 2 encodes MHNSGQLPVQSNRDSRPIKRHHTAREIVHRVRDSLTTRVSKLVCAIFLAFLLFLGLITFVLWLSLRPHRPRFHIHEFSVPEATNARVSFNVTIRNPNLSIGIYYDSMNGTVYYKDQKFAWKQLLFPFYQKPKNTTVVVDELSGSALTVNDQRWTELKKEIRAAGMVPLRLEITSNIRFKISTWQSKRHQAHANCDVSLGTDGILLPTYIDKRCPVYFT; translated from the coding sequence ATGCATAATTCTGGCCAGCTACCCGTCCAATCCAACCGCGACTCCCGACCCATAAAGCGCCACCACACCGCCCGTGAAATCGTCCACCGGGTCCGGGATAGCCTCACCACCCGTGTCTCCAAGTTGGTCTGCGCCATTTTCTTGGCATTTCTACTGTTTTTAGGCCTGATCACATTCGTACTCTGGCTAAGCCTGCGCCCGCACCGACCGAGGTTCCATATCCACGAGTTTTCGGTTCCCGAAGCAACTAATGCCCGGGTATCTTTCAACGTGACGATCCGGAACCCGAACCTGAGCATCGGGATCTACTATGATTCCATGAACGGGACAGTTTACTACAAGGATCAAAAATTCGCGTGGAAGCAGTTGCTGTTTCCGTTTTACCAGAAGCCGAAGAACACGACGGTGGTGGTAGACGAGCTGAGTGGGTCGGCATTGACTGTGAACGATCAGCGTTGGACGGAGTTGAAGAAAGAAATACGTGCGGCTGGGATGGTGCCGTTGCGTCTAGAAATAACGTCGAACATCCGATTTAAGATCTCCACGTGGCAAAGCAAACGCCATCAGGCCCACGCCAACTGTGATGTTTCGTTGGGCACCGACGGCATTCTCTTGCCAACTTATATAGACAAGAGATGCCCCGTCTACTTCACTTGA
- the LOC121268192 gene encoding peroxidase 27-like: MATRKLFLVLFLQLIMFVVLNPVYGQERLKLGFYEKSCPEAEAIVKKVMVETLSKAPTLAAPLIRMHFHDCFVRGCDGSVLLSSSTNQAEKDFASNLNLRGFQIIDRVKSALEKACPGVVSCADILALVARDATATIKGPSWEVETGRKDGRVSSEIEAHENLVPPTANITQLIRSFQERGLSIKDLVVLSGAHTVGTSHCYSFNYRLYNFTGKGDTDPNLDPNYIKRLKNKCKPGDNTTLVEMNPGSFKMGRIGVLTGKAGEIRKQCSKVNK, from the exons ATGGCCACCCGAAAGCTTTTCTTAGTTTTATTCCTCCAGTTGATCATGTTTGTAGTTCTTAACCCCGTTTATGGGCAGGAACGTCtgaaattagggttttatgaaaaatcatgccCAGAAGCCGAGGCCATTGTTAAGAAGGTTATGGTCGAAACCTTATCAAAAGCACCTACACTTGCTGCGCCTTTGATAAGAATGCATTTCCACGATTGTTTCGTTAGG GGTTGTGATGGGTCAGTATTGTTGAGCTCTTCAACAAATCAAGCAGAAAAAGATTTTGCTTCTAATCTAAACCTTCGGGGATTTCAAATTATCGATAGAGTCAAGTCTGCACTGGAAAAGGCATGTCCTGGTGTGGTTTCATGTGCTGACATCTTGGCTTTAGTAGCTAGAGATGCGACTGCAACG ATCAAGGGACCATCTTGGGAAGTCGAAACTGGACGAAAAGATGGAAGGGTTTCAAGCGAAATAGAGGCCCATGAGAATCTAGTACCACCAACTGCCAACATTACCCAATTGATAAGAAGTTTTCAAGAAAGGGGGCTAAGCATAAAAGACCTTGTAGTTCTTTCAG GTGCACACACTGTTGGGACGTCTCACTGTTACTCCTTCAACTACCGTCTCTACAACTTCACGGGAAAGGGTGATACTGACCCCAACTTGGAtcctaattatataaaaagattgAAGAACAAATGCAAGCCAGGTGATAATACCACACTCGTGGAAATGAACCCAGGAAGCTTCAAAATGGGTAGGATTGGAGTTCTCACAGGCAAGGCTGGTGAAATCAGGAAACAATGCAGCAAAGTAAACaagtaa
- the LOC121268196 gene encoding uncharacterized protein LOC121268196 isoform X1, translating into MADNTKLVCGLEENIAGSQKISISDHINGFQYTTDESDSFVIDMERFSRGTNKENTSNSRITLQRSLSRKGSQRGGEKKITQTTNTTAAAANEREHTVVTATSSPRGSSTPEKLAATVAAGTMDNSSSPQVHHQITITTSNMIGTPTESRCISRRNSFRRPPWVLDPKKIVFFFATLSSMGTILLIYFTLSIGKLHAKENGLDW; encoded by the exons ATGGCGGACAATACAAAGTTG GTTTGTGGCTTAGAAGAGAACATTGCCGGCAGCCAGAAAATCTCGATTTCCGATCATATAAACGGATTTCAATACACGACCGATGAATCCGATAGCTTTGTTATTGACATGGAGCGCTTCTCTCGGGGCACCAATAAAGAAAATACTTCAAATTCAAGAATTACG TTGCAGAGAAGCCTTTCCCGAAAAGGGTCTCAGCGTGGTGGCGAGAAAAAGATTACTCAAACTACAAATACAACTGCAGCTGCTGCTAACGAAAGGGAACATACTGTTGTTACTGCTACATCCTCACCCAGAG GGTCTAGCACTCCTGAAAAGTTGGCGGCAACGGTGGCAGCCGGGACCATGGATAATTCTAGCAGCCCACAAGTTCATCATCAGATTACCATCACCACCAGCAACATGATCGGCACTCCCACCGAAAGCAGATGCATTTCTAGGAGAAATAGTTTCAGGCGTCCTCCATGGGTCCTTGATCCTAAGaagattgtttttttctttgctaCCTT GTCGAGCATGGGAACAATCTTATTGATATACTTCACCCTTTCAATTGGCAAACTCCATGCAAAAGAGAATGGTCTGGATTGGTAG
- the LOC121268196 gene encoding uncharacterized protein LOC121268196 isoform X2, translating into MADNTKLVCGLEENIAGSQKISISDHINGFQYTTDESDSFVIDMERFSRGTNKENTSNSRITRSLSRKGSQRGGEKKITQTTNTTAAAANEREHTVVTATSSPRGSSTPEKLAATVAAGTMDNSSSPQVHHQITITTSNMIGTPTESRCISRRNSFRRPPWVLDPKKIVFFFATLSSMGTILLIYFTLSIGKLHAKENGLDW; encoded by the exons ATGGCGGACAATACAAAGTTG GTTTGTGGCTTAGAAGAGAACATTGCCGGCAGCCAGAAAATCTCGATTTCCGATCATATAAACGGATTTCAATACACGACCGATGAATCCGATAGCTTTGTTATTGACATGGAGCGCTTCTCTCGGGGCACCAATAAAGAAAATACTTCAAATTCAAGAATTACG AGAAGCCTTTCCCGAAAAGGGTCTCAGCGTGGTGGCGAGAAAAAGATTACTCAAACTACAAATACAACTGCAGCTGCTGCTAACGAAAGGGAACATACTGTTGTTACTGCTACATCCTCACCCAGAG GGTCTAGCACTCCTGAAAAGTTGGCGGCAACGGTGGCAGCCGGGACCATGGATAATTCTAGCAGCCCACAAGTTCATCATCAGATTACCATCACCACCAGCAACATGATCGGCACTCCCACCGAAAGCAGATGCATTTCTAGGAGAAATAGTTTCAGGCGTCCTCCATGGGTCCTTGATCCTAAGaagattgtttttttctttgctaCCTT GTCGAGCATGGGAACAATCTTATTGATATACTTCACCCTTTCAATTGGCAAACTCCATGCAAAAGAGAATGGTCTGGATTGGTAG